In Bacillus toyonensis BCT-7112, a single window of DNA contains:
- a CDS encoding YuzL family protein — protein MAKLKKNPSKAGISAASVTGNAGPHNHGVEKGRQGNNQQYKKHNMGEK, from the coding sequence ATGGCAAAACTTAAGAAGAACCCCTCAAAAGCTGGAATTAGTGCAGCGAGTGTAACCGGAAATGCAGGTCCGCATAACCACGGTGTGGAAAAAGGACGTCAAGGTAATAACCAACAATATAAGAAGCATAATATGGGCGAAAAATAA
- a CDS encoding YusU family protein translates to MSEKFNEQFDGLLEKYTELLLGESNEERKEQVQKWALYSYIAKTMPALVKHWNETYPDAKEEMVQLISDIKKINEEKRNEK, encoded by the coding sequence ATGAGTGAAAAGTTTAACGAACAATTTGATGGGTTGTTAGAGAAATACACGGAACTATTACTTGGAGAGAGCAATGAAGAAAGAAAAGAACAGGTGCAGAAGTGGGCACTGTATTCTTACATAGCTAAGACGATGCCGGCTTTAGTTAAGCATTGGAATGAGACGTATCCCGATGCGAAAGAAGAAATGGTACAGTTAATTTCGGATATAAAAAAGATAAATGAAGAGAAGCGAAATGAAAAATAA
- a CDS encoding MTH1187 family thiamine-binding protein, whose product MAIVDVSIIPVGTGNPSVSEYVAEVQKVLEKNADRVKYQLTPMNTIIEGDLPVILEVIQQMHEVPYTKGAQRVATTIRIDDRRDKVSTMEKKLNSVRSKL is encoded by the coding sequence ATGGCAATTGTTGACGTATCGATTATTCCGGTAGGAACAGGTAATCCAAGTGTTAGTGAATATGTAGCAGAAGTACAAAAGGTGCTAGAGAAAAATGCAGATCGCGTGAAGTATCAATTAACACCAATGAATACAATTATTGAAGGAGATCTTCCTGTCATTCTAGAAGTCATTCAACAAATGCATGAAGTTCCATATACGAAAGGTGCACAGCGCGTTGCGACAACAATTCGTATCGATGATCGTCGTGATAAAGTAAGCACAATGGAGAAGAAATTAAACTCTGTTCGATCAAAATTATAA
- a CDS encoding 3-hydroxyacyl-CoA dehydrogenase/enoyl-CoA hydratase family protein, with protein MFQIKKAAVLGSGVMGSGIAAHLANIGIPTLLLDIVPPALTKEEEAKGLTLEHKSVRNRFSNTALQKLLKQKPAPLTVKGNLALIEAGNLEDDLERLADVDWIIEVVVENLDIKKKLFERVDAVRKPGSIVSSNTSGISVEKMAEGRSDDFQKHFLGTHFFNPPRYLKLLEVIPTKETDPQVLSFMKLFGEDVLGKGVVIAKDTPNFIGNRIGTYGLLVTLQEMIKRGYSIGEVDSVTGPLIGRPKSATFRTLDVVGLDTFVHVANNVYENVQEEERDVFKVPTFMHDMLDKKWLGSKTGQGFFLKQGKEILELNPETMEYEARKKLKAASVELSKQEKGLANKLKALVYAKDRAGELLWNIITPTLLYSAKLHKEIADDIVAIDQAMKWGFGWEQGPFEIWDAIGVEKSIQKMEENGVNVPAWVKEMVEKGFTTFYKHDNGDSYYYDNGEYKLIERNKKAISLKQLKEKNGVLKKNSGASLIDLGDGILCLEFHSKSNAIGMDITQMINYAVDEVEKNYKGLVIGNQSKNFCVGANLAMILMEAQDDNYFEIELVVKNFQDAMTKIKYSSKPVVAAPYGMTLGGGTEVCLPAASIQASSETYMGLVEVGVGLIPGGGGNKELYIKHLNKMPNGVEFDLQKVANKVFESVAMAKVSTSAQEAVSNNFLGDKDGISVNGDHLLYDAKQKALALYEAGYKAPIRKKIPVVGETGYATLVLGAEAMHLSGYISEHDLHIAKKLAYVIAGGKVPYGTEVDEQYLLDVEREAFISLVSEMKSQARMQHMLVKGKPLRN; from the coding sequence ATGTTCCAAATTAAAAAGGCTGCTGTTCTAGGTTCAGGCGTAATGGGTTCAGGAATTGCGGCACACTTAGCTAATATTGGTATTCCGACATTATTGCTTGATATTGTACCACCTGCGCTAACAAAAGAAGAGGAAGCGAAGGGACTTACATTAGAACATAAAAGTGTGAGAAATCGTTTTAGTAATACGGCACTGCAAAAACTATTGAAGCAAAAACCAGCTCCTCTGACAGTGAAAGGAAATTTAGCACTGATTGAAGCAGGTAACTTAGAAGATGATCTTGAGCGTCTAGCTGATGTAGATTGGATTATTGAAGTAGTAGTTGAAAACTTAGATATTAAAAAGAAATTATTTGAAAGAGTAGATGCTGTTCGTAAACCAGGTTCTATTGTTAGCTCAAATACGTCAGGCATTTCCGTTGAAAAAATGGCAGAAGGTCGTTCAGACGACTTCCAGAAACACTTCTTAGGAACACACTTTTTTAACCCACCACGATATTTAAAACTTCTAGAGGTAATACCGACGAAAGAAACTGATCCACAAGTATTAAGCTTCATGAAATTATTTGGCGAAGACGTTCTTGGAAAAGGCGTTGTTATCGCAAAAGATACACCAAACTTTATTGGAAACCGCATTGGTACGTACGGCTTGCTTGTAACGCTTCAAGAAATGATTAAGCGCGGCTATAGCATTGGAGAAGTTGATTCTGTAACGGGTCCATTAATTGGTCGTCCGAAGAGCGCAACGTTCCGCACATTAGATGTTGTTGGTTTAGATACATTCGTACACGTTGCAAATAACGTATATGAAAACGTACAAGAAGAAGAGCGTGATGTATTTAAAGTACCAACTTTCATGCATGACATGCTTGATAAAAAATGGCTTGGAAGTAAAACTGGTCAAGGCTTCTTCTTAAAACAAGGAAAAGAAATTTTAGAATTAAATCCTGAAACGATGGAATACGAAGCGCGCAAAAAATTAAAAGCTGCATCCGTAGAGTTAAGTAAGCAAGAAAAAGGATTAGCGAATAAATTGAAAGCGCTTGTATACGCGAAAGACCGCGCAGGTGAGTTGTTATGGAATATCATCACACCAACTCTTTTATACTCTGCAAAGCTTCATAAAGAAATTGCTGACGATATCGTGGCAATTGATCAAGCGATGAAATGGGGCTTCGGTTGGGAGCAAGGACCATTTGAAATTTGGGATGCAATCGGCGTTGAAAAATCGATTCAAAAGATGGAAGAAAACGGCGTAAATGTACCAGCTTGGGTAAAAGAAATGGTAGAGAAAGGTTTTACTACTTTCTATAAACATGATAACGGCGATAGCTACTATTACGATAATGGTGAATATAAGCTAATCGAGCGTAATAAAAAAGCAATTTCTCTTAAACAATTAAAAGAGAAAAATGGCGTATTAAAGAAAAATAGCGGCGCGAGCTTAATTGATTTAGGTGACGGCATCCTTTGCTTAGAATTCCATTCGAAGAGCAATGCAATCGGTATGGATATTACACAAATGATTAACTACGCTGTTGATGAAGTAGAAAAGAATTATAAAGGTCTTGTTATCGGGAACCAATCGAAGAACTTCTGTGTTGGTGCTAACCTTGCAATGATTTTAATGGAAGCACAAGACGACAATTACTTTGAAATTGAGTTGGTTGTGAAAAACTTCCAAGATGCAATGACGAAAATTAAGTACTCTTCTAAGCCAGTTGTAGCAGCTCCATACGGTATGACACTTGGTGGTGGTACAGAAGTTTGCTTACCGGCTGCTAGCATTCAAGCTTCTAGTGAAACGTATATGGGCTTAGTAGAAGTTGGTGTTGGCTTAATCCCTGGCGGAGGCGGTAATAAAGAGCTATACATTAAACACTTAAATAAAATGCCAAACGGTGTAGAGTTTGATCTGCAAAAAGTTGCGAATAAAGTGTTCGAATCTGTAGCGATGGCGAAAGTTTCTACATCAGCACAAGAAGCTGTATCGAACAACTTCTTAGGCGATAAAGACGGTATTAGTGTGAATGGTGATCACTTACTATATGATGCGAAACAGAAAGCACTTGCTTTATATGAAGCTGGCTATAAAGCACCGATTCGTAAAAAGATACCAGTTGTTGGCGAAACAGGATATGCAACTCTTGTACTTGGTGCAGAAGCAATGCATTTATCTGGTTACATTTCTGAACATGATCTTCACATTGCGAAGAAACTTGCATATGTCATTGCGGGCGGAAAAGTGCCGTACGGAACAGAAGTTGATGAGCAGTATTTATTAGATGTAGAACGTGAAGCATTTATTAGCTTAGTAAGTGAGATGAAATCACAAGCAAGAATGCAGCACATGCTTGTAAAAGGAAAGCCATTACGTAACTAA
- a CDS encoding MBL fold metallo-hydrolase, with the protein MKLIKVGTVHQIAFLPRLFPINCYFVEEETGLTLIDAALPFCAKKILEAARKLGKPITNIVITHAHDDHVGALDAIKQELPNVSVYISERDARLLEGDLSLQLGEPGTQVKVSVSKRIKTIPDILLQEGDQIGSLVAIAAPGHTPGSMAFLDTRNDALIVGDAFQTRGGVAVAGQLMWLFPFPMFGTWDAEVSLKSAQKLLEYKPSILATGHGKMIKNPLVQMQRAIEEAERNLTRKSL; encoded by the coding sequence ATGAAGTTAATAAAAGTAGGAACAGTTCATCAAATCGCATTTTTACCGCGTCTATTTCCGATTAACTGTTACTTTGTCGAAGAAGAAACAGGATTAACGTTAATTGATGCAGCTTTGCCATTTTGTGCAAAGAAGATTTTAGAAGCGGCTCGAAAACTAGGAAAACCGATTACGAATATCGTTATAACACATGCACATGATGACCATGTAGGAGCGCTTGATGCTATAAAACAAGAACTGCCGAATGTTTCGGTCTATATTTCTGAAAGAGATGCTCGTTTACTTGAAGGGGATTTGTCACTGCAACTCGGAGAACCAGGCACGCAAGTAAAAGTGAGTGTGTCAAAAAGGATAAAGACGATTCCAGATATCCTTCTTCAAGAGGGAGATCAAATTGGTTCACTTGTAGCAATTGCAGCCCCAGGCCATACACCGGGATCAATGGCGTTTTTAGACACGAGAAATGATGCGCTCATTGTTGGAGATGCATTTCAAACGAGAGGAGGAGTGGCGGTAGCAGGGCAGTTGATGTGGCTTTTTCCGTTTCCTATGTTTGGTACGTGGGATGCAGAAGTTTCATTAAAAAGCGCTCAGAAATTGCTAGAGTATAAGCCGTCTATATTAGCGACAGGGCATGGGAAGATGATTAAAAATCCGTTAGTGCAAATGCAACGGGCGATTGAAGAAGCGGAAAGGAATTTAACTAGAAAGAGCCTTTAA
- a CDS encoding acyl-CoA dehydrogenase family protein, with protein sequence MKEEIFMEKTVGNAVKGGSFLVDEITIDQVFTPEDFSSEHKMIAKTTEDFIVNEVLPELEYLEQHEFDRSVRLLKEAGELGLLGADVPEEYGGIGLDKVSSALIAEKFSRAGGFAITHGAHVGIGSLPIVLFGNEEQKKKYLPLLATGEKLAAYALTEPGSGSDALGAKTTARLNAEGTHYVLNGEKQWITNSAFADVFIVYAKIDGEHFSAFIVEKEYAGVSTSPEEKKMGIKCSSTRTLILEDALVPKENLLGEIGKGHIIAFNILNIGRYKLGVGTVGSAKRAVEISAQYANQRQQFKQPIARFPLIQEKLANMAAKTYAAESSVYRTVGLFESRMSTLSEEEVKDGKAVAASIAEYAIECSLNKVFGSEVLDYTVDEGVQIHGGYGFMAEYEIERMYRDSRINRIFEGTNEINRLIVPGTFLRKAMKGELPLLQKAQKLQEELMMMMPEEVGDEPLALQKYLVTNAKKIGLMVAGLAAQKYGKALDKEQEILVNIADIVSNLYAMESAVLRTEKAIKTTGLEKNKQKVLYTEVFCQEAFNEIEADAKETLIAVENGDMLRMMLSSLRKLTRHTPLNVIPKKREIAAKILEDERYTV encoded by the coding sequence ATGAAGGAGGAAATTTTCATGGAAAAAACAGTAGGAAATGCGGTTAAAGGCGGTAGCTTTTTAGTTGATGAGATTACGATTGATCAAGTGTTTACGCCAGAAGATTTTTCATCTGAGCATAAAATGATTGCAAAAACGACAGAGGACTTTATCGTAAATGAAGTTCTTCCAGAGCTTGAATATTTAGAGCAACATGAGTTTGATCGTTCTGTTCGTCTTTTAAAAGAAGCTGGGGAACTTGGTTTATTAGGTGCTGACGTACCAGAAGAGTACGGTGGAATTGGTCTTGATAAAGTAAGCTCAGCGTTAATCGCAGAGAAATTCTCTCGCGCTGGTGGTTTTGCAATTACTCACGGTGCTCACGTAGGTATTGGATCGTTACCGATCGTATTATTCGGTAACGAAGAGCAAAAGAAAAAGTATTTACCATTACTTGCAACTGGTGAAAAATTAGCTGCATACGCATTAACAGAGCCAGGTTCAGGATCTGACGCATTAGGTGCAAAAACAACTGCACGTTTAAATGCAGAAGGTACACATTACGTATTAAATGGTGAAAAACAGTGGATTACAAACTCTGCATTCGCTGACGTATTTATCGTATATGCAAAAATCGATGGAGAGCACTTCTCAGCATTTATCGTAGAGAAAGAATATGCTGGCGTATCTACAAGCCCAGAAGAAAAGAAAATGGGTATTAAATGTTCTTCAACTCGTACGTTAATTTTAGAAGATGCATTAGTACCAAAAGAGAACTTACTTGGTGAAATCGGTAAAGGTCATATTATCGCGTTCAACATTTTAAATATCGGTCGTTATAAATTAGGTGTTGGTACAGTTGGATCTGCGAAACGTGCAGTAGAAATTTCAGCACAATATGCAAACCAACGTCAACAGTTCAAACAACCAATCGCTCGCTTCCCATTAATTCAAGAGAAACTTGCGAATATGGCAGCGAAAACATATGCAGCTGAAAGCTCTGTATATCGTACAGTAGGTTTATTCGAAAGCCGCATGAGCACATTATCTGAAGAAGAAGTGAAAGACGGTAAAGCAGTAGCAGCTTCTATCGCTGAATATGCAATCGAGTGCTCTTTAAATAAAGTATTCGGTTCTGAAGTATTAGACTATACAGTAGATGAAGGTGTTCAAATTCACGGTGGTTACGGATTTATGGCAGAATACGAGATTGAAAGAATGTACCGCGATTCTCGTATTAACCGTATTTTCGAAGGAACGAACGAAATTAACCGCCTAATCGTACCAGGTACGTTCTTACGTAAAGCGATGAAAGGTGAATTACCACTTCTTCAAAAAGCACAAAAATTACAAGAAGAGTTAATGATGATGATGCCAGAAGAAGTAGGCGATGAGCCATTAGCACTTCAAAAATATTTAGTAACTAACGCGAAGAAAATCGGCTTAATGGTAGCTGGATTAGCGGCTCAAAAATACGGTAAAGCATTAGATAAAGAGCAAGAAATTCTTGTGAATATCGCTGACATCGTAAGCAACCTTTATGCAATGGAATCAGCTGTTCTTCGTACAGAAAAAGCAATTAAAACAACTGGTCTTGAAAAGAATAAACAAAAAGTGTTATACACTGAAGTATTCTGCCAAGAAGCATTCAACGAAATCGAAGCAGATGCGAAAGAAACACTTATCGCAGTTGAAAACGGCGACATGCTGCGCATGATGTTATCATCATTACGTAAATTAACTCGTCACACGCCACTTAACGTAATTCCGAAGAAACGTGAAATCGCTGCGAAAATTTTAGAAGATGAGCGTTATACAGTTTAA
- a CDS encoding proline dehydrogenase family protein, producing MEQLMRNSFLFLSKNKALTKLAKKYGLRFGAGRFVAGETIELATAAIKQLNKQGLCVTIDYLGEFVDNEAEANEMASESIEAIRAIGREGLNSQLSLKMTSMGLDISDEIVMNNMRRILEAGKENGVFITIDMEDYTRCGKTIEIFKQLKSEYDNIGTVIQAYLYRTEKDMEELNAYSPNLRLVKGAYKEPEDVAFPDKKDVDDNYKKIIKMHLLNGNYTAIASHDEAIIEYTKKLAEEHNIPRDQFEFQMLYGIRNERQLELVKEGYKMRVYVPYGNDWYGYFMRRLAERPANVAFVLKGMVKK from the coding sequence ATGGAACAATTAATGCGAAATTCGTTTCTTTTCTTGTCAAAAAATAAAGCGCTAACAAAGTTAGCTAAAAAGTACGGTTTACGCTTTGGAGCAGGTCGTTTTGTCGCAGGGGAGACAATCGAATTAGCGACAGCAGCTATTAAACAATTGAACAAGCAAGGCCTTTGTGTAACGATCGATTATTTAGGTGAATTTGTTGATAACGAAGCGGAAGCAAATGAAATGGCTAGCGAATCGATTGAAGCGATTCGTGCAATTGGAAGAGAAGGTCTTAATTCGCAGCTTTCTTTAAAGATGACTTCTATGGGATTAGATATCTCTGATGAAATCGTAATGAACAATATGCGCCGTATTTTAGAAGCTGGAAAAGAAAATGGTGTGTTTATTACAATTGATATGGAAGACTATACGCGCTGCGGGAAAACAATTGAGATCTTTAAACAATTAAAATCTGAATACGATAATATTGGTACAGTTATTCAAGCTTACTTATATCGTACAGAAAAAGATATGGAAGAATTAAATGCTTATAGTCCTAATTTACGTCTTGTAAAAGGAGCTTATAAAGAACCTGAAGATGTAGCGTTCCCGGATAAGAAAGATGTAGATGATAACTATAAAAAAATTATTAAAATGCACTTATTAAATGGAAATTATACTGCAATTGCTTCACATGACGAAGCAATTATTGAATATACGAAAAAACTTGCCGAAGAACACAATATTCCAAGAGACCAATTTGAATTCCAAATGTTATATGGTATTCGTAATGAGCGTCAACTTGAGCTTGTAAAAGAAGGCTACAAGATGCGTGTTTATGTACCTTATGGAAACGACTGGTATGGCTATTTCATGCGCCGTCTAGCAGAGCGTCCAGCGAACGTTGCGTTCGTATTAAAAGGTATGGTTAAAAAATAA
- a CDS encoding CPBP family intramembrane glutamic endopeptidase, translating into MSKTVLEAYSVERKIDNITYKNLFVMIAIILGFLLLGGLFLGLAFGIYGEEALRDNLEGYYFLLLDAAVVAIVLLAYKPVLHFIKYIWDLSVLKNGKTYLYLLIGFMVIALSQYLMLHVFSFESAAEQQKQLGSLGLQNSLQSIIYVLSVAIITPVKEEILFRGILYRFLEKKYNFLVGIIISSFIFGILHGGLLITATIMGIVFAMLYKKTQSIIPSIILHIVWNLLVSISMIVSL; encoded by the coding sequence ATGAGTAAAACGGTGTTAGAAGCGTATAGTGTGGAAAGGAAAATAGATAATATAACATATAAAAATCTATTTGTAATGATAGCAATCATTTTAGGATTCTTACTTCTAGGAGGGTTATTCCTTGGTTTAGCTTTTGGGATTTATGGTGAGGAAGCGTTGCGTGATAATTTAGAAGGGTACTATTTCCTTTTATTAGATGCAGCTGTTGTTGCTATCGTTTTATTAGCTTATAAACCAGTTCTTCATTTTATTAAATATATTTGGGATTTATCCGTTTTGAAGAATGGGAAGACATATTTATATCTATTAATTGGTTTTATGGTTATTGCATTATCACAATATTTAATGTTACATGTGTTTAGTTTTGAAAGTGCAGCAGAACAACAGAAACAATTAGGGAGCTTAGGACTTCAAAATAGTCTACAAAGTATTATATATGTGTTAAGTGTTGCTATAATTACACCGGTTAAAGAAGAAATTCTATTTCGAGGTATTTTATATCGATTTTTAGAAAAGAAATATAATTTTTTAGTTGGTATCATTATTTCTTCCTTCATTTTTGGAATTCTTCATGGAGGTCTTCTAATTACGGCGACGATTATGGGGATTGTGTTTGCGATGTTATACAAAAAGACGCAATCTATTATACCTAGTATTATTTTACACATTGTATGGAATTTACTTGTGAGTATAAGTATGATTGTATCTCTATAA
- a CDS encoding D-alanyl-D-alanine carboxypeptidase family protein — translation MKRTIVMIVMIATLFTGMIFFSYAQRQQTVRVDQPSITGQYGITIDADTGEILYGKREDERSYPASIAKMMTTLLLLENVKENEEITVTENAIKTESQSKKIKLRAGEKLKRDEALKLMLIISADPISESIAEHIAGSKNEFVKMMNARAKELGTKHATFKNASGADALGNKVSPYDIAIITKEALKYPIVLQYMNSVNTTLHTSERSPKIANYGREELYDDPYAIGSKSGLSALGKYTVVTVDEKDGKRVINVVLSSTRAQLYPDTKKMAHYAFKQLK, via the coding sequence ATGAAACGAACAATAGTTATGATTGTAATGATTGCTACACTATTTACAGGGATGATTTTCTTCTCTTATGCACAAAGACAACAAACTGTAAGAGTTGATCAGCCTAGTATTACGGGGCAATACGGAATTACAATCGATGCAGACACAGGTGAAATTTTGTATGGCAAACGCGAAGATGAACGCTCTTATCCGGCTAGTATAGCCAAAATGATGACAACCCTTCTCTTACTAGAGAATGTAAAAGAAAATGAAGAAATTACAGTTACAGAAAACGCAATAAAAACAGAAAGTCAAAGTAAAAAAATTAAGCTGCGTGCTGGGGAAAAATTAAAACGGGATGAGGCATTAAAACTTATGCTTATCATTAGTGCAGACCCAATCTCTGAGTCAATTGCAGAACATATCGCGGGATCAAAAAATGAGTTTGTGAAAATGATGAATGCTAGAGCGAAGGAACTTGGTACAAAGCATGCAACTTTCAAAAACGCAAGTGGTGCTGATGCACTTGGAAATAAAGTATCACCATATGACATTGCGATTATTACGAAAGAAGCATTAAAATACCCAATCGTTTTACAATACATGAATTCAGTAAATACAACTCTACATACTTCTGAACGCTCTCCAAAAATCGCAAACTATGGACGAGAGGAACTATATGACGATCCATATGCGATTGGAAGTAAAAGCGGTTTATCTGCACTCGGAAAATATACGGTCGTAACTGTTGATGAGAAAGACGGTAAACGCGTTATTAACGTCGTATTATCTTCTACTCGCGCGCAACTATATCCTGATACGAAGAAAATGGCACATTACGCATTTAAGCAATTAAAATAA
- a CDS encoding acetyl-CoA C-acetyltransferase: MREAVIVAGARTPIGKAKRGSLKTVRPDDLGALVVKETLKRANYEGPIDDLIFGCAMPEAEQGLNMARNIGGLAGLSYDVPAITINRYCSSGLQSIAYGAERIMLGHSEAVLSGGAESMSLVPMMGHVVRPNSRLVEAAPEYYMGMGHTAEQVAVKYGISREEQDAFAVRSHQRAAKALAAGNFADETVSVDVTLRSVGSNNKLQEETIIFAQDEGVRAETTLDILGKLRPAFNVRGSVTAGNSSQMSDGAASVLLMDREKAVSDGMKPLAKFRSFAVAGVPPEVMGIGPIAAIPKALKLAGLELSDIGLFELNEAFASQSIQVIRELGLDEEKVNVNGGAIALGHPLGCTGAKLTLSLIHEMKRRNEQFGIVTMCIGGGMGAAGVFELL; the protein is encoded by the coding sequence ATGAGAGAAGCTGTCATTGTTGCGGGAGCAAGAACACCAATTGGAAAAGCAAAGAGGGGTTCATTAAAAACAGTTCGTCCTGACGATCTAGGGGCGTTAGTAGTAAAGGAAACGTTAAAGCGTGCGAATTATGAAGGACCAATAGATGATTTAATTTTCGGTTGTGCGATGCCAGAAGCAGAGCAAGGTTTAAATATGGCTCGTAATATCGGCGGATTAGCAGGGCTTTCTTACGATGTTCCAGCTATTACAATTAACCGTTACTGTTCTTCTGGTTTACAAAGTATCGCTTATGGAGCAGAGCGCATTATGCTTGGACACTCTGAAGCTGTATTATCAGGCGGAGCGGAATCAATGAGCTTAGTTCCGATGATGGGACACGTCGTTCGTCCGAATAGTCGCCTTGTAGAAGCGGCTCCAGAATATTATATGGGCATGGGACATACAGCAGAGCAAGTTGCTGTGAAATATGGAATTTCTCGTGAAGAGCAAGATGCATTTGCAGTAAGAAGTCATCAACGTGCTGCAAAAGCATTAGCGGCAGGGAACTTTGCTGATGAAACAGTATCTGTAGATGTGACGTTACGCTCGGTTGGATCAAACAATAAATTGCAAGAAGAAACAATCATTTTCGCACAAGACGAAGGTGTAAGAGCAGAGACGACGCTAGACATTTTAGGTAAATTACGTCCAGCATTTAACGTTCGCGGTTCTGTAACGGCTGGTAACTCTTCACAAATGAGTGACGGTGCAGCATCTGTACTATTAATGGATCGTGAAAAAGCAGTGAGCGATGGCATGAAGCCACTTGCGAAATTCCGTTCATTTGCAGTAGCTGGCGTACCACCAGAAGTAATGGGAATCGGCCCAATCGCTGCAATTCCAAAAGCGTTAAAACTAGCTGGCTTAGAGCTATCTGATATTGGCTTATTCGAACTAAACGAAGCATTCGCTTCTCAATCGATCCAAGTTATTCGTGAACTTGGTTTAGATGAAGAAAAAGTAAACGTAAACGGTGGTGCAATTGCACTTGGACATCCACTTGGCTGTACAGGAGCAAAACTAACACTATCTCTTATTCACGAAATGAAACGCCGCAACGAACAATTCGGTATCGTAACAATGTGTATCGGCGGCGGAATGGGAGCAGCGGGAGTGTTTGAATTACTATAA